In Solanum stenotomum isolate F172 chromosome 6, ASM1918654v1, whole genome shotgun sequence, one DNA window encodes the following:
- the LOC125868433 gene encoding amino acid permease 3-like, which produces MADHVSLSVPDESTCVDDDGRPKRSGTVWTASAHIITAVIGSRVLSLPWATAQLGWIAGPSVLLLFSAVTYYTCSFLSDCYRTGDQLTGIRNYTYMDVVRSNLGDVHVKICGVIQYVNLVGVAIGYTIASSISMVEVKRSNCFHKNGHDHASCNISSTPYKIMFGVLGIVLSQILNFDKISWLSIAAALMSFTYKTIGLGLGVVKVVQTGKIQGSISIGTEIDKVWKSFQALGAIASAYSYSLILIEIQDTLIKSPSAEAKTMKKATQISLVVTTVLYMLCGCFGYAAFGDQSPENLLTGFGFDDPYWLLDIANVAVIIHLVGAYQVSCQTLFAFVEKKTGEWYPDSNIITKEIDIPIHCCKPFKLNFFRLIWRTIFVITTTFISVLIPSFNNIADILGAFAFWPLTVYFPIKMYIVKNNIPKWSGRWICLQLLGGACLVISIAAAVGSFAGLVSDLKAYKPFK; this is translated from the coding sequence ATGGCAGACCATGTTTCGTTGAGTGTGCCTGATGAATCCACATGTGTTGATGATGATGGCCGTCCCAAAAGAAGTGGTACAGTTTGGACTGCAAGTGCACACATAATAACGGCTGTGATTGGTTCTAGAGTTCTTTCATTACCTTGGGCTACTGCTCAGCTTGGATGGATTGCTGGACCTTCTGTTTTGCTACTCTTCTCTGCTGTTACTTACTACACTTGTAGTTTTCTGTCTGATTGTTATCGTACAGGAGATCAACTTACTGGAATAAGAAACTATACTTATATGGATGTTGTTCGAAGCAATCTTGGTGATGTTCACGTTAAGATTTGTGGGGTTATTCAATACGTAAATCTTGTTGGAGTTGCAATTGGTTACACAATTGCATCTTCTATTAGCATGGTTGAAGTAAAAAGATCTAACTGTTTCCACAAAAATGGTCATGATCACGCTTCTTGCAATATTTCAAGCACACCCTACAAGATCATGTTTGGAGTCTTGGGAATTGTCTTGTcacaaatcctaaattttgataagATTTCGTGGCTTTCTATTGCCGCAGCTCTTATGTCCTTCACTTACAAGACCATTGGTCTTGGCTTAGGAGTTGTCAAAGTTGTACAAACAGGAAAAATACAAGGGAGTATAAGTATTGGAACTGAAATCGACAAGGTATGGAAAAGCTTTCAAGCTCTTGGAGCTATAGCTTCTGCTTATTCTTACTCCCTCATCCTTATTGAGATTCAGGATACACTGATCAAATCACCATCAGCAGAAGCAAAGACGATGAAGAAGGCAACACAAATAAGTCTGGTAGTAACAACTGTTCTCTACATGCTATGTGGCTGCTTTGGCTATGCAGCATTTGGAGACCAATCACCAGAAAACCTACTGACTGGATTTGGATTTGACGATCCATATTGGCTACTGGACATCGCAAACGTTGCCGTCATTATCCACCTAGTAGGTGCATATCAAGTTTCCTGCCAAAccctttttgcttttgttgaaaaaaaaacaggTGAATGGTACCCAGACAGCAACATCATCACGAAAGAGATCGATATCCCGATCCATTGCTGCAAGCCCTTCAAGCTCAACTTTTTCCGTCTAATTTGGAGGACTATTTTCGTGATAACCACCACTTTCATTTCTGTGCTGATACCATCCTTTAACAACATCGCTGACATTCTTGGAGCGTTTGCATTTTGGCCACTTACAGTATACTTCCCAATAAAAATGTACATTGTCAAAAACAATATTCCCAAATGGAGTGGTAGGTGGATTTGCCTTCAGTTGCTTGGTGGAGCTTGCCTTGTTATCTCAATTGCTGCAGCTGTTGGTTCTTTTGCTGGACTTGTTTCTGATTTAAAAGCTTACAAGCCTTTCAAGTAG